In Streptomyces sp. NBC_01707, a genomic segment contains:
- a CDS encoding Tox-REase-5 domain-containing protein has protein sequence MSAIGGIPAYGGDAPAPGEGRRELPRALGAARILLHVLFGATVLGGLGLFGSALAADAMGGVVIGLALYGAAPGVLGWMLSRRAWTGGRGVWGGLIAVQVWLILGGLANIANGSVHGFTQVFLPVLILVFLTRTQSREWFRLPPRAREDKPEFSFSHMITWRRDRGQTALEYLGLVLIVVALIGALVLSGVGGQITDRLQAAICSLTGTSCEVTGTGSDTVGAGRTAGGTDGGGSDAGGSAVAGGSDSGGADNGGTVAGGTGANGTGGAGGANGTGGAGGANGTGGAGGANGTGAGGANGSGGSGGGGANGAGGSTAGTANGGSTAGTANGGADGGSTTGSGGGTGGPDGPGTDTYPETSTEPEATYDTPVSDADSDDSDDSGSDGDKKEDCGGWGFFGCAWDRTTQVVKGLAVDGVWGDVTGIIDLFKPETWSGLADYGKQLGSTWTQDSKDAGSKWDKGDYFGALGDWGKASLNTVVKVGDDMFVGDEVRDRWNNGEKTRAVTDVVWNIGSLFIPGYDVAKVVGKASKLGKLGKVAAKVAEAAENAGNAARRARKAAEVGDIDGVRKAAKEADEAADEAEDAARKTGCSIALGPRVRYGGHGGISGSGTGVLAAGPPNHVILADDGCDKAAEAKAKEAREQERAAWTDKKRAEEKDRAAKALADKKPYPDPKRNDTSDPRNYNPPDWADDLKDPELGSADLGDGYWASRDRNPPPNWENESWLRYQEQITGTKRGKEYVVAHPDEGVPQVEYDGWDSGRQTFLEAKNGYESYLSKSDKSTLTDSGKQKFVDEAQRQIDASGGRAVEWHFSNPDVAKAARKAFREKGLRVKVVYTVQKTGDSTRKPGAFD, from the coding sequence ATGTCCGCGATCGGTGGCATACCCGCGTACGGAGGTGACGCTCCGGCGCCGGGTGAGGGGCGACGGGAGCTGCCACGGGCACTCGGAGCGGCCCGCATCCTGCTGCATGTCCTGTTCGGAGCCACCGTGCTGGGCGGCCTCGGGCTGTTCGGCTCCGCGCTCGCCGCGGACGCGATGGGCGGCGTGGTCATCGGCCTCGCGCTGTACGGGGCCGCGCCCGGAGTCCTGGGCTGGATGCTCTCGCGACGCGCCTGGACCGGCGGCAGGGGCGTATGGGGCGGCCTGATCGCCGTACAGGTGTGGCTGATCCTCGGCGGCCTCGCCAACATTGCGAACGGGTCGGTGCACGGCTTCACCCAGGTGTTCCTGCCCGTACTGATCCTGGTGTTCCTCACCCGGACGCAGAGCCGCGAGTGGTTCCGGCTGCCGCCGCGGGCCCGGGAGGACAAACCCGAGTTCTCGTTCTCCCACATGATCACCTGGCGGCGGGACCGGGGGCAGACGGCTCTGGAGTACCTGGGCCTGGTCCTGATCGTCGTGGCGCTCATCGGCGCGCTGGTGCTGAGCGGAGTCGGCGGCCAGATCACGGACCGCCTCCAGGCGGCGATCTGTTCGCTCACGGGCACGTCGTGCGAGGTGACGGGCACCGGCAGCGACACGGTCGGGGCCGGTAGGACCGCGGGCGGTACGGACGGGGGTGGTTCGGACGCGGGCGGCAGCGCCGTCGCCGGGGGTTCGGACTCGGGCGGCGCCGACAACGGCGGCACGGTCGCCGGCGGCACGGGTGCGAACGGCACCGGCGGCGCGGGTGGTGCGAACGGGACCGGCGGCGCAGGTGGTGCGAACGGCACCGGCGGCGCAGGTGGTGCGAACGGCACCGGCGCGGGTGGTGCGAACGGTAGTGGTGGCTCCGGCGGCGGTGGTGCGAACGGCGCCGGTGGCTCCACCGCCGGGACAGCGAACGGCGGCTCCACCGCCGGGACGGCGAACGGGGGCGCCGACGGAGGCTCCACCACCGGATCCGGCGGCGGCACCGGCGGACCCGACGGTCCGGGCACCGACACCTACCCCGAGACCAGCACCGAGCCCGAGGCCACGTACGACACCCCCGTCTCGGACGCCGACTCCGACGACTCCGACGACTCCGGGAGCGACGGGGACAAGAAGGAGGACTGCGGCGGCTGGGGCTTCTTCGGCTGTGCATGGGACCGCACCACCCAGGTCGTCAAGGGCCTCGCCGTCGACGGTGTCTGGGGTGATGTCACCGGCATCATCGACCTGTTCAAGCCCGAGACCTGGTCCGGCCTGGCCGACTACGGCAAGCAGCTGGGCAGCACGTGGACGCAGGACTCCAAGGACGCCGGGAGCAAATGGGACAAGGGCGACTACTTCGGTGCGCTCGGCGACTGGGGCAAGGCCTCGCTCAACACCGTCGTGAAGGTCGGCGACGACATGTTCGTCGGCGACGAGGTACGGGACCGCTGGAACAACGGAGAGAAGACGCGGGCCGTCACCGACGTCGTCTGGAACATCGGATCGCTCTTCATCCCCGGCTACGACGTGGCGAAGGTCGTCGGTAAGGCCAGCAAGCTCGGCAAGCTCGGCAAGGTCGCCGCGAAGGTGGCCGAAGCAGCCGAGAACGCCGGGAACGCCGCGCGTCGCGCCCGTAAGGCCGCTGAAGTCGGAGACATCGACGGTGTCCGCAAGGCGGCCAAGGAGGCCGACGAGGCGGCGGACGAAGCAGAGGATGCGGCGCGCAAGACAGGCTGCAGCATCGCCCTCGGCCCCCGGGTGCGATACGGCGGCCACGGTGGGATCTCCGGGTCCGGAACCGGGGTGCTCGCCGCTGGGCCCCCGAACCATGTGATCCTCGCCGACGACGGCTGCGACAAGGCGGCCGAGGCCAAGGCGAAGGAGGCCCGGGAGCAGGAGCGGGCGGCCTGGACGGACAAGAAGCGCGCCGAGGAGAAGGATCGCGCGGCCAAGGCGCTGGCGGACAAGAAGCCGTATCCCGATCCCAAGCGCAACGACACTTCCGACCCGCGCAACTACAACCCGCCGGACTGGGCCGACGATCTCAAGGACCCGGAACTGGGATCCGCGGACCTCGGCGACGGCTACTGGGCGAGTCGCGATCGCAACCCTCCGCCCAACTGGGAGAACGAGTCCTGGCTTCGTTACCAGGAACAGATCACCGGCACCAAGCGCGGCAAGGAGTACGTCGTCGCGCACCCCGACGAGGGCGTGCCGCAGGTGGAGTACGACGGCTGGGACTCCGGTCGGCAGACGTTCCTGGAGGCCAAGAACGGTTACGAGAGCTACCTCTCCAAGAGCGACAAGAGCACGCTCACCGATTCCGGCAAGCAGAAATTCGTCGACGAGGCTCAGCGCCAGATCGACGCGTCCGGCGGCCGTGCTGTCGAATGGCACTTCTCCAACCCGGATGTGGCCAAGGCCGCCCGCAAGGCGTTCCGGGAGAAGGGTCTGCGGGTCAAGGTCGTCTACACCGTGCAGAAGACGGGGGACAGCACCAGGAAACCGGGGGCTTTCGACTAG
- a CDS encoding Imm52 family immunity protein has product MRRVVRGFWGPRVEPAEALARRWKLTLDQLTGLLPAGGSGAVAADVRTWRQIRSSGPATDLLQDEESLLTALHAAQEADGWSARIGYGLQLVLAAEPDWKVEVSGTGGGTSEFLLQSVVIGIKSPDSAEIPDAELLTAVAEVWEPDFGDVTDDDVLDALEDDGGFAVGEPSIGWIGYLSPGRAALLPDGVAAARKELRGGGVLLDIAPRGDAKDVLRAYLQLRDAGVLQPLPSPMERAAL; this is encoded by the coding sequence ATGCGACGTGTGGTGCGGGGCTTCTGGGGGCCCCGGGTGGAGCCGGCCGAGGCGCTGGCCCGACGGTGGAAGCTGACCCTGGACCAGCTCACCGGGCTTCTTCCGGCCGGCGGCTCCGGTGCGGTTGCCGCTGACGTGCGGACGTGGCGGCAGATCCGCTCGTCCGGGCCCGCCACCGATCTCCTGCAGGACGAGGAGTCCCTTCTCACCGCCCTGCACGCGGCTCAGGAAGCCGACGGCTGGTCGGCCCGTATCGGCTACGGACTGCAACTCGTCCTCGCGGCCGAGCCGGACTGGAAGGTCGAGGTCAGTGGGACCGGCGGCGGTACTTCGGAGTTCCTCCTCCAGTCGGTGGTGATCGGCATCAAATCGCCGGACAGCGCCGAGATCCCTGACGCCGAACTCCTCACCGCTGTCGCCGAGGTGTGGGAGCCGGACTTCGGTGATGTCACCGATGACGACGTGCTCGACGCCCTGGAGGACGACGGTGGCTTCGCTGTCGGTGAGCCCTCCATCGGTTGGATCGGCTATCTCTCCCCAGGGCGGGCGGCTCTGCTGCCGGACGGCGTGGCGGCCGCCCGCAAGGAGCTGCGCGGTGGAGGCGTACTCCTCGACATCGCTCCACGTGGCGACGCGAAGGACGTGCTCCGGGCCTACCTGCAGCTGCGGGACGCGGGTGTGCTGCAGCCGCTGCCCAGCCCGATGGAGCGGGCCGCGCTGTGA
- a CDS encoding DsbA family oxidoreductase yields the protein MRVEIWSDIACPWCYIGKARFEKGLAGFAHRDEVEVVHRSFELDPGRAKGDTAQVIDMLAQKYGRTREEARSMEANVAANAQAEGLGYRTEGRDHGNTFDIHRLLHLARARGRQDELLTLAYRANFAEERSVFDAEVLVELAIEAGLDGDEARAVLADPEAYAAEVRADEQEAAELGANAVPFFVLDRRYGISGGQPAEVFAQALEQAWKDRPLTTIGSDGAACDADGACEVPQAGGQG from the coding sequence ATGCGCGTCGAGATCTGGAGCGACATCGCCTGCCCCTGGTGCTACATCGGCAAGGCCCGCTTCGAGAAGGGCCTGGCGGGGTTCGCCCATCGCGACGAGGTCGAGGTCGTGCACCGGTCCTTCGAGCTCGACCCGGGCCGCGCCAAGGGCGACACCGCCCAGGTGATCGACATGCTGGCGCAGAAGTACGGGCGTACCCGTGAGGAAGCCCGGTCCATGGAGGCGAACGTCGCGGCCAACGCGCAGGCCGAAGGGCTCGGCTACCGGACCGAGGGACGCGACCACGGAAACACGTTCGACATCCACCGGCTGCTCCACCTCGCCAGGGCCCGCGGACGCCAGGACGAGCTGCTGACGCTCGCCTACCGGGCGAACTTCGCCGAGGAGCGCTCCGTCTTCGACGCCGAGGTGCTGGTCGAGCTGGCCATCGAGGCCGGGCTCGACGGCGACGAGGCGCGGGCCGTGCTCGCCGACCCGGAGGCGTACGCGGCCGAGGTGCGGGCCGACGAGCAGGAGGCGGCCGAGCTGGGCGCCAACGCCGTACCGTTCTTCGTCCTCGACCGGCGGTACGGGATCTCCGGCGGCCAGCCCGCCGAGGTCTTCGCGCAGGCGCTGGAGCAGGCGTGGAAGGACCGTCCGCTGACCACGATCGGCTCGGACGGAGCGGCCTGCGACGCCGACGGGGCCTGCGAGGTTCCGCAGGCCGGCGGCCAGGGCTGA
- a CDS encoding aminotransferase class V-fold PLP-dependent enzyme has protein sequence MEISSLTQAVAAEFAPKSTYLNTSSCGLLPRRTVEAVKTLADENAAGTGAGAGSFDAVDAARTRFAGLVGVDPDRVATGSSVAVHVGLIAASLKPGDEVLVPEGEFSSVVGPLSVRGDLRMRYAPLDGMAEAVRPTTALVALSSVQSADGRIADLDAVRAAAAAHGARVLLDATQSAGWLPLDAGAYDYTVTGGFKFLLCPRGTSFLTVTEEAQETLSPLYASWVAGEDRWNSTYGPVGRLAATARRFDEAPAFLAYHGAERSLALMAEIGIDTVHAHNTALAARFRSALAGIGHEPVPGRSAVVAVPGLGSHESALARAGIAVSVRAGNLRAAFHLYNTQADVDHALEVLAG, from the coding sequence ATGGAGATCTCCTCGCTCACCCAGGCCGTAGCCGCCGAGTTTGCGCCCAAGTCCACGTATCTCAACACCTCCAGCTGCGGGCTGCTGCCCCGCCGAACCGTCGAGGCGGTGAAGACGCTCGCCGACGAGAACGCCGCGGGCACCGGTGCGGGCGCAGGCAGCTTCGACGCCGTGGACGCCGCACGGACCCGGTTCGCCGGGCTCGTCGGTGTCGATCCCGACCGGGTCGCCACCGGCAGCTCGGTCGCCGTCCATGTCGGACTGATCGCGGCGTCGCTGAAGCCCGGTGACGAAGTGCTGGTGCCCGAGGGGGAGTTCAGCTCGGTCGTCGGACCCCTCTCGGTCCGTGGGGATCTGCGGATGCGGTACGCCCCGCTGGACGGCATGGCCGAGGCGGTGCGGCCCACGACCGCACTGGTCGCCCTCTCCTCCGTACAGTCCGCCGACGGCCGGATCGCCGACCTCGACGCGGTTCGCGCGGCGGCCGCCGCGCACGGCGCCCGGGTCCTCCTCGACGCCACCCAGTCCGCAGGCTGGCTGCCGCTGGACGCCGGAGCGTACGACTACACGGTCACGGGCGGCTTCAAGTTCCTGCTCTGCCCGCGCGGTACGTCGTTCCTCACGGTCACCGAGGAGGCGCAGGAGACCCTGTCGCCGCTGTACGCGAGCTGGGTGGCCGGCGAGGACCGCTGGAACAGCACGTACGGACCCGTCGGCCGGCTCGCCGCCACCGCGCGCCGCTTCGACGAGGCGCCCGCCTTCCTCGCGTATCACGGTGCCGAGCGCTCCCTCGCGCTGATGGCCGAGATCGGCATCGACACCGTGCACGCCCACAACACCGCGCTCGCCGCCCGGTTCCGTAGCGCGCTGGCCGGTATCGGCCACGAGCCGGTGCCCGGCCGGTCCGCGGTGGTCGCCGTGCCGGGACTGGGAAGCCACGAGTCGGCGCTGGCCCGTGCCGGTATCGCGGTGTCGGTCCGGGCCGGGAATCTGCGGGCGGCCTTCCATCTCTACAACACGCAGGCCGATGTGGACCACGCGCTGGAGGTGCTCGCGGGCTGA
- a CDS encoding MarR family winged helix-turn-helix transcriptional regulator, with amino-acid sequence MKAESADPVCTELPSAARGGPVSHAVSRVARLHRIAAGKALRCAGLYPGQEFLMMYLWDAGAARQSELIKAVDLDPSTVTKMLQRLEQAGHVHRRPDPDDRRAVLVEASSDSCALHSDVERAWSNLEERTLAGLDATERTELARLLAKVEENLSREADSCPEGR; translated from the coding sequence ATGAAGGCCGAATCCGCCGACCCCGTCTGTACCGAGCTGCCCAGTGCCGCCCGCGGCGGCCCGGTCAGCCACGCCGTCTCACGGGTCGCCCGGCTGCACCGGATCGCCGCCGGCAAGGCGCTCAGGTGCGCCGGGCTCTACCCCGGCCAGGAGTTCCTGATGATGTACCTGTGGGACGCGGGCGCGGCACGCCAGTCGGAGCTGATCAAGGCGGTCGACCTCGATCCGTCGACCGTCACCAAGATGCTCCAGCGGCTCGAACAGGCCGGTCATGTCCACCGCCGCCCCGACCCGGACGACCGGCGGGCCGTCCTGGTCGAGGCCAGCTCGGACAGCTGCGCCCTGCACTCGGATGTGGAGCGGGCCTGGTCGAATCTGGAGGAGCGCACGCTCGCCGGTCTGGACGCGACGGAGCGCACCGAGCTGGCCCGGCTGCTGGCCAAGGTCGAGGAGAACCTCTCCCGCGAGGCCGATAGCTGCCCGGAAGGCCGCTGA
- a CDS encoding alkene reductase yields MTTAFDPIDLSGTQLANRIAMAPMTRSRAGDGGTATELTAEYYAQRASAGLIITEGIQPSVVGQGYPFTPGLHSAEQVASWRKVTDAVHAAGGRIFAQLMHTGRIGHPVLLADGLTPVGASPVKAAGQVYTHVGPKDFVEPRELTDTEIRQTVADFASAARNAVDAGFDGVELHGANGYLIHQFLAPNTNRRTDEWGGSDEARIRFAVEVVKAVAAEIGAERTGLRISPGNSYNDIDEPAPDAAYTALVQEIEPLGLAYLHVLEAKEIRELTLALRKQFSGTFVINVLTDGPTGPDDHSVIDDGIADIISYGALFIANPDLPARLKAGGPFNTPDPSTFFGGDAKGYVDYPALGA; encoded by the coding sequence ATGACCACCGCATTCGACCCGATCGACCTGTCCGGCACCCAGCTCGCCAACCGCATCGCCATGGCCCCGATGACCCGCAGCCGTGCCGGTGACGGCGGTACCGCCACCGAACTCACCGCCGAGTACTACGCTCAGCGCGCCTCGGCCGGTCTCATCATCACCGAGGGCATCCAGCCGTCCGTCGTCGGCCAGGGTTACCCCTTCACCCCGGGGCTGCACAGCGCGGAGCAGGTCGCGTCCTGGCGCAAGGTCACCGACGCGGTGCACGCCGCGGGCGGCCGGATCTTCGCCCAGCTCATGCACACGGGCCGCATCGGCCACCCGGTCCTGCTGGCGGACGGACTGACCCCGGTCGGCGCCTCCCCGGTCAAGGCCGCCGGGCAGGTCTACACCCACGTGGGACCGAAGGACTTCGTCGAGCCGCGTGAGCTGACCGACACCGAGATCCGGCAGACCGTGGCCGACTTCGCCTCCGCCGCCCGCAACGCCGTCGACGCGGGCTTCGACGGGGTCGAGCTGCACGGCGCCAACGGCTACCTCATCCACCAGTTCCTCGCGCCCAACACCAACCGGCGCACCGACGAGTGGGGCGGCTCGGACGAGGCCCGCATCCGGTTCGCCGTCGAGGTGGTCAAGGCCGTCGCCGCCGAGATCGGCGCGGAGCGCACCGGGCTGCGCATCTCCCCCGGGAACTCGTACAACGACATCGACGAGCCCGCGCCGGACGCCGCCTACACCGCGCTGGTGCAGGAGATCGAGCCGCTCGGCCTCGCCTACCTGCACGTCCTGGAGGCGAAGGAGATCCGCGAGCTGACCCTCGCGCTGCGCAAGCAGTTCTCCGGCACTTTCGTCATCAACGTGCTGACGGACGGACCGACCGGACCGGACGACCACTCGGTGATCGACGACGGGATCGCCGACATCATCTCGTACGGTGCGCTGTTCATCGCCAACCCGGACCTGCCCGCCCGGCTGAAGGCCGGCGGCCCGTTCAACACCCCGGACCCGTCCACCTTCTTCGGCGGGGACGCGAAGGGGTACGTCGACTACCCCGCGCTGGGAGCCTGA
- a CDS encoding LacI family DNA-binding transcriptional regulator → MSRTEQPGQPGRHGQSGTGRRRPPTIHDVAREAGVSRGTVSRVLNGGHNVSPAALDAVNSAIRKTGYTVNRHARSLITGRSDSVAFLLTEPQERFFEDPNFNVLLRGCTAALAAHDIPLLLMIAGTEAERRRNMRYIAGHVDGVLLVSSHSGDPVAARLHEAGVPLVACGKPLGQGSKVSYVAADDRDGARDMVRYLYESGRRRIGTVSGPLDTPGGVERLAGYREMLAECGLPADDALIVPGDYSRASGEAAATLLLERTPDLDAVFVASDLMAQGVLAALEKAGRRVPEDVAVGGFDDSPAALASRPELTTIRQPWDRISAEMVRVLLARIGGEEPAAVILPTELVRRDSA, encoded by the coding sequence ATGAGCCGCACAGAACAGCCCGGACAGCCCGGACGGCACGGACAGTCCGGCACGGGACGCCGCAGGCCGCCGACCATCCACGACGTGGCGCGGGAAGCCGGTGTCTCGCGCGGCACGGTCTCGCGGGTGCTCAACGGCGGGCACAACGTCAGCCCGGCCGCGCTCGATGCGGTCAACTCCGCGATCCGCAAGACCGGCTACACGGTGAACCGGCACGCCAGGTCACTGATCACCGGCCGCTCCGACTCGGTGGCGTTCCTGCTCACCGAGCCGCAGGAGCGGTTCTTCGAGGACCCGAACTTCAATGTGCTGCTGCGGGGCTGCACCGCCGCACTGGCCGCGCACGACATCCCGCTGCTGCTGATGATCGCGGGGACCGAGGCCGAACGCCGCCGGAACATGCGGTACATCGCCGGCCACGTGGACGGGGTGCTGCTGGTCTCCAGTCACTCCGGCGACCCGGTCGCCGCCCGGCTGCACGAGGCCGGGGTCCCGCTCGTCGCCTGCGGCAAGCCGCTCGGGCAGGGCTCGAAGGTCAGCTATGTGGCGGCCGACGACCGGGACGGCGCCCGGGACATGGTGCGGTATCTGTACGAGTCCGGGCGCCGCCGGATCGGTACGGTCAGCGGCCCGCTGGACACCCCCGGCGGCGTCGAACGGCTGGCGGGCTACCGCGAGATGCTCGCCGAGTGCGGGCTGCCCGCCGACGACGCGCTGATCGTCCCGGGCGACTACAGCCGGGCGAGCGGCGAGGCGGCCGCCACGCTGCTGCTGGAGCGGACCCCCGACCTCGACGCGGTGTTCGTCGCCTCCGACCTGATGGCGCAGGGCGTGCTGGCCGCGCTGGAGAAGGCCGGGCGGCGGGTGCCGGAGGACGTCGCGGTCGGCGGCTTCGACGACTCGCCCGCGGCGCTCGCGTCCCGGCCCGAGTTGACCACGATCCGGCAGCCGTGGGACCGGATCAGCGCCGAGATGGTACGGGTACTGCTGGCCCGGATCGGCGGGGAGGAGCCGGCCGCGGTGATCCTCCCCACCGAACTGGTGCGCCGGGACTCGGCGTAG
- a CDS encoding carbohydrate ABC transporter permease, with amino-acid sequence MSTPHLASIPAGPRRFALVPTAALLLGALYCLLPVAWVLVASTKSGSELFSTFTFLPGTGFRRNVADLSAYRDGVYWKWMANSAFYAGAGALLSTAVSAVSGYALAVYRFRGQESIFNILLAGVLMPPVILAVPQYLLLAEADLTDSYLSVLLPVILSPYGVYLARIYAASAVPGDVIEAGRVDGGSEWRIFRTIALPMMLPGLVTVFLFQFVAIWNNFLLPYIMLGDDEKFPVTLGLYTLLQQGSTTPALYTLVITGALLAIVPLIALFLVIQRFWSLDLLSGAVKS; translated from the coding sequence ATGAGTACGCCGCACCTCGCATCCATCCCCGCAGGTCCGCGCCGCTTCGCGCTCGTGCCGACCGCCGCACTGCTCCTCGGCGCGCTCTACTGCCTGCTGCCCGTCGCCTGGGTGCTGGTCGCCTCGACCAAGTCCGGCAGCGAGCTGTTCTCCACCTTCACGTTCCTGCCGGGCACCGGCTTCCGCCGGAACGTCGCCGATCTGTCGGCGTACCGCGACGGCGTGTACTGGAAGTGGATGGCCAACTCGGCGTTCTACGCCGGGGCCGGCGCCCTGCTGTCCACGGCCGTCTCCGCGGTGTCGGGTTACGCCCTGGCCGTGTACCGGTTCCGCGGGCAGGAGAGCATCTTCAACATCCTGCTGGCCGGCGTGCTGATGCCGCCGGTGATCCTCGCCGTACCGCAGTACCTGCTGCTGGCCGAGGCCGACCTGACGGACTCCTACCTCTCGGTCCTGCTGCCGGTGATCCTCTCCCCGTACGGTGTGTACCTCGCGCGGATCTACGCGGCCTCCGCCGTACCGGGCGATGTGATCGAGGCGGGACGGGTGGACGGCGGCAGCGAGTGGCGGATCTTCCGCACCATCGCCCTGCCGATGATGCTGCCGGGTCTGGTGACCGTCTTCCTGTTCCAGTTCGTCGCGATCTGGAACAACTTCCTGCTCCCGTACATCATGCTCGGCGACGACGAGAAGTTCCCGGTCACCCTGGGCCTCTACACCCTGCTCCAGCAGGGCTCCACCACCCCGGCCCTCTATACCCTGGTGATTACGGGGGCGCTGCTGGCGATCGTCCCGCTGATCGCGCTGTTCCTCGTCATCCAGCGCTTCTGGAGCCTCGACCTGCTCTCCGGCGCCGTAAAGTCCTGA
- a CDS encoding carbohydrate ABC transporter permease: MTRARRRSAYGVKSAPYAFLAPATVLFLLFFALPIGYALYLSFRRTEVKGLGLGKGAREEIWAGFTNYAGALSDSELLHGALRILGYGVIVVPVMLGLALLFALLLDTDRIRLRGFSRLAIFLPYAIPGVVAALMWGFLYLPDVSPFYYLLDRAGLPQPDLLDGGPLYLALANIAVWGGTGFNMIVIYTSLRAIPAEVFEAARLDGCSQLQIALRIKIPMVAPSLVLTFFFSIIATLQVFSEPTTLKPLTNSLSTTWSPLMKVYQDAFVNNDIYAAAAQAVIIAVATLVLSFGFLRVANSRTQKGDSR, from the coding sequence GTGACACGCGCACGCCGCAGGAGTGCGTACGGGGTCAAGAGCGCCCCGTACGCCTTCCTGGCCCCCGCCACCGTGCTCTTCCTGCTCTTCTTCGCCCTTCCCATCGGGTACGCGCTCTACCTCAGCTTCCGCAGGACCGAGGTCAAGGGGCTCGGTCTGGGGAAGGGCGCCCGCGAGGAGATCTGGGCCGGCTTCACCAACTACGCCGGTGCGCTCTCCGACTCGGAACTGCTGCACGGCGCGCTGCGCATCCTCGGTTACGGCGTGATCGTCGTCCCCGTGATGCTCGGCCTCGCCCTGCTGTTCGCCCTGCTCCTGGACACCGACCGGATCCGGCTGCGGGGCTTCTCCCGGCTCGCGATCTTCCTGCCGTACGCGATCCCGGGCGTCGTCGCCGCGCTCATGTGGGGCTTCCTCTATCTCCCGGACGTCAGCCCCTTCTACTACCTCCTCGACAGGGCGGGGCTCCCGCAGCCCGACCTGCTCGATGGTGGGCCGCTGTATCTCGCCCTCGCCAACATCGCGGTCTGGGGCGGCACCGGCTTCAACATGATCGTGATCTACACCTCCCTGCGGGCGATCCCGGCCGAGGTGTTCGAGGCGGCACGACTGGACGGCTGCTCGCAGCTGCAGATCGCGCTCCGGATCAAGATCCCGATGGTGGCGCCGTCACTGGTCCTGACGTTCTTCTTCTCGATCATCGCGACCCTTCAGGTGTTCAGCGAGCCGACGACGCTGAAGCCGCTCACCAACTCGCTCTCCACCACCTGGAGTCCGCTGATGAAGGTCTACCAGGACGCCTTCGTCAACAACGACATCTACGCGGCTGCCGCTCAGGCGGTCATCATCGCCGTCGCCACCCTGGTCCTGTCCTTCGGCTTCCTCAGGGTGGCCAACTCCCGGACCCAGAAGGGAGATTCCCGATGA